Genomic segment of SAR324 cluster bacterium:
CAGAAGTTCAAAGGATCAATTCTGCGATTAAAACAAATCTTCAAGGTCCTGTTCCCTTCTTATCAGATATTATTCGTTATTTGATCGACTCTCATTACACTCCATACCGATCCTTCCTTGTCCTCAGATGTTCTGAACTTTTTCAACCTGACCAGCCTGAGGCAGCCTATCATACTGCCAGCACTCTGGAGTTCTTGCATATTGCATCCGTACTTCATCGCAACATTACGGAAACGAATCATACTAGAAGGCAAATGAGAAGTTTGGATAGTTTGTGGGGCAATGAAGCAAGTCTATTACTGGGAGACTATTTACTATCAATTTCATTTCAAACTCTTACACGATTAGATCAAATTGAAATTCTGCAATGCGTTTCATGGGCTACTAGAAGTATCGCCAGGGGGCAAATTCTAGAAGTTTCCGAAAGGTCTTCTTCTCATAATGATCCTGAAAAATGTTTGCAAGTCTACAGGGAAAAAGATGCTAGCTTATTGGCTGCAGCCGCAAAATGTGGCGCTATCTGGGGAGGAGCCAACTCGAATTTACAAGAACAACTAATGACTTTTGGTGAGAAATGGGGGGTTGCCCTAGTTCTTAAAAACGATCTTAAAATTCTTGATGATACCCAGCTGTTAAAGGAGAAAATTACTGCGAAACTAAGCTTTTTCCCTTTAAATATTTGGTTGAGGGATTTATCTGATCCTGAACTAGAAGAATGGCAGCAAAAAATCGAAAACCCTAATAAGAAAGTAATTTTGGAGTTGATAAGTAAATTGAAGGAAGACCCGAAAGAAAAAACCTTATCATTGATGAAAAAGTTTTTGGGCGAAGCTCAAGAAATCTTATATGGAATTCCAGATCTCAAAATAAGGAAACTACACGAAGCAAGTTTCGCCGAATTCGTCACAAAGAATGTTTGATATCTCAATACCTGATCCAGACGGAAACCTTTACTTAGTGACTGATTCTCACCTAGATTACGATGCTGCACCTTATGGTGAATTCATTGATTTCTTAGATTCACTCAATGACGTCCATACTTTGATATGCTTGGGTGATCTTTTTAAGCTTTGGTTAGCTGATCAGCGATATTGGACGAATCTTCATAAAGAAGTCTTGAGAGCATTTCGTAGATTATGTGACAGGTCCAACAATGTGATTCTTGTGGCTGGAAATCGTGAATTCCTACTGCCAAGAAATCAAGAGCAGCTAAAGAAATCAGTGTTGCCATTCAGTCAAGTTGCATTGGGAAAGGGTTTTTTAACTTGGGGAAGCAAGCGATTTGGTTTTGAACATGGGGATCAGGTCAATCGAGATGACAAGAATTATCTAAGGTGGTATGCACTTTCTCATTCCCAGGCATTTGAGATTCTTTTCAAATGTCTCCCAAGTTTACTTGCAAACAAAATTGCAGAAAACTTGGAGGCAAAAATGGTTCAATCTAATCAGGCATTTAAGATCCAATTACCAATAAATCACTTAGAAGAATTTGCTGAGGCTTCGTTAGAAGAAGTAGATGAGTTTTTTCTAGGACATTTCCACAAAAGATTTGAGTATTCGCTGCAAGACTCCTCAAAATCACTCCATATTATCCCCGATTGGCTAAGCACTAGAGAATATTGGCGAATTGACCCGCAAGGCCGAAGAACTGAATTAAAGTTTAGCTAAATTCAACCCAACAACGATTGTCATCATCATTTGATCAAATTCATCTCCGCTCTGATCACCAGGAAAATCCCAGACTATAATGTAACAAGAAATAATGACGCTCAGGCTTTTTCAAGATTTTTATCTTATTGGTGGCCAAACTGGCGTTGGATCCTACTAGGATTTACGGTGATTCCAATTACAGTGGGAGCAACGTTAATGCTGCCTTGGTTAGTAATTAGTATTGTCGATGATCATTTGATGAAGGGACAATTTGAAGGCTTCAGTAGTTTGATCTGGGCTTCAGCAGGTGTCATTACTTTAGGCTATCTAGCGGATGCGGTTTATACCTTTTCACTTCAAAAGACCGGTCAACTTGCGATTTACGAACTTCGCAAGGAACTCTACATACATATTCTTTCCCTTCCACGAATCTTCTTTGATCAAAGACCTGTTGGAGTAATTCTTACTAGAATCACCACAGATCTGGAAGCACTGGGTGAATCCCTAGCTGCTGGGGTCTTATCAGTATTTACGGATTTACTCAAAATTGTCGCTCTCCTTGGAGTTCTGCTTTATTTCAGTTGGCAGTTAACATTGATCGTTTTGTTCATCCTGCCTGTTATTTATTTCATCAGCAATTATTTGAGGGCAAAACTTCGTCTCTATTACAACCTGACGCGGGAAGCCCTAGCCCTGGCAACGGGTTTTCTGCAGGAGTGTTTAAACGGGGTAAAAACAGTCCAGCTTTATGCAGCTGAAAGTAAAGTGCAGAAGCAGTATGAGGAAAAAACACAGCATTTCCTTCACGCACAATCACGCTCTAATTTCTACGATGCAACTCTGTTCTCTGTAATTGAAGGAATCACCTCTATCGCTATGGCACTGATGATCTGGTATGGCGCCCATGAAATCCTGGATGAGACGGTCACAGTGGGTACCCTGATAGGATTTATAAATACATTGAACAGAATCTTTGTCCCTATAAGAGAGTTTACGCAACAACTGACTGTTTTTCAGAGAGCAATGTCATCCTTGGAAAATATCGAGAAATTGTTTAGGGAAAAAACTGATGTGGCTTTCTCGGAAAATCAATTACCAAATGTAATCACAAAAAAATTAAAAGTCTTTGAGAATCTGAAATTTGAAAATGTTCGTTTCCGTTATTCACCAGACTCCCCCTATGTCCTCAAAAGGATCACTTTTGAAGTAAATAAAGGTGACCGAGTTGCGATTGTTGGTACAACGGGATCGGGCAAATCAACTATTCTTCGAATCTTGACTAGAACCTACACCAATTATGAAGGCTCAATTAGAATTAATGGAATCGAGTTATCTTCAATCCCGAGAGGAGAACTTCAACGTTTAATTGCTCTATTACAACAAGAAACTTACTTGTTTGAAGAGAGTGTTGGATTCAACATTTCATTGGGAAGGGAGGCTGTAGGTTCGTCTGAGATTGAAGAAGCTGCGCGATATGTTTATGCCAACGAATTCATTGAAAAATTACCTGGGAAAGTTGATTTTAAACTTCTTGAAAATGGAAAAAACCTCTCAGAAGGTCAAGTGAGACTGATTGTATTTGCAAGGGCTATTGCAGGAAAGTCAGATCTTTTTGTCTTGGATGAAGCAACAAGCTCTGTGGATTCAGTGACCGAAAATTTGATTCAGAAAGCGATCGAGAGAATTTTCAAAGACAAGACGGTGATCGCAATAGCTCATCGGTTGAGCACGATCCGCCATTCTACGAACATACTTGTGATTTCAAATGGTCTCATTGCTGAGAGAGGAGATCATGCAGAATTGGTCTCACTCAATGGAATTTATGCCCAATTGTTAAAAACTCTTGAACAGCAACAGTCTTCAACTCTTCCAGAAGCTGGGCATGCACAGTAATAGAACAATGAATAATTCCAATCTTCCTACCAACATAATAAACATGAGTAGAACTTTGCCTAAATCAGGTAAGGTGGCTGCCAGTGCTGGATTGTGAGATAATCCAAAGCCAGTTCCTAAATTCCATAGACAAACCAATACTATTTGCCAAGCACTGAAAATATCTAACTCAGAAAGAATCGTCAGGAGGAATCCTCCTAGCAAACTCACCATTAGATGCACTCCAAACAAACCAAGAATTGTCTGAAAAACATCTTCACCAATAGTTCTACCATTGATCCTTATTGGTATAATCGCCATTGGTTGTAAGACTCTCCGGCTCAATGTATAGATATACTTCCACATAACCACCAACTGCTGCATCCGCATTCCACTAGAACTCGAACCAGTACAAGCACCCACAAACAGTGCTAAAAAGAGAATGGCTTGAGCTCCAACTGGCCAATTTAAGTAAGGCTCTAATTGAATTCCAGTGTTTGTGACCATTGAGATTGTTTGGAAGAGGCCATCGCGTAGAGATTCTTCAAAATTCAGAAAATTTTCAGAAAAATTCAGCAACATTGCGCAAGTGACTGACAGAAGTGACACAGCCAATAGATACCATAGCCATTCAGACTCATTGTGAATATTTTGCCAGTTTTGACTGTGAAGTCGGACCACAAAAAGAATATTTGTTCCAGCAGTGACCATAAAAAAGATGGCCCCCCACTCTAGGAATGGCGTTCCAAAAGCTGCCCATCCATCATTGTAATTACTGAATCCAGCCGTAGCCCATATCCCAAATGAATGACAAATCGCATCATGCAGGTCTAAACCACCTAGAACCATCCAGATAGAACTAAGGATATGCAGGGAGATGTAAAGGAATAAGATTTTGAAAATTATTTGAGGGATTCCCCAAATTTTCTTGCCAAACTGAGTTCCTGGATATTGAATTCGGATGCTTTCTTGACGACTAAGTTTTAGCCCGGTTACCCCTTTAATTGATGGGACATATAGGAAGAGGAGTATGATCGCTAGGCCACCAATTGACTGAAGGAATGCTCTCCAAAATTGAAGATGGGCTGCCAAGGATTCTACATCTTCAAAAATTGTAGCACCGCTAGTTGTCAGCCCAGAAGTAGATTCAAAAAGAGCTTCATACAAGCTGACATCTGCAATCAGCCAGATTGGAATAGCGCATATGAAGATTGTGATTAAGTAACTTAAAACCAAGAAAATTAAGCCTTCCCTTAGTCGAAAGATTCCACCACCTTGATCGAATCTTTTTAGCAAAAAGACCAAAATTAGGGAGATAGCTGATGGGAACAAATAGGCAGGAGTTGAATCAACATCTTCAAAAAGTGAGTAGATTGTTGGGAGGATTAAAACAATTGAAATTCCCCCCAAAATCCACTGCAGACGATGAAAGATGGTTTGCCAATTCATTATGGCAAATTAGGAAGGTTCTGAGCGGTTCTCAGGTTTCTTTTCGTTGGGAGAAGCTACTTTCGCGATCCAAATACTGATTTCATAAAGGATAATGAGTGGGCCCGCCATAAGAGTTTGAGTCACGACATCAGGTGGGGTAAGGATCGCTGCTAGAATAAACACAATGACTAGGGAGTACTTCCGATTTTGCCTGAGCCATTCCGCTTCAACAAGTCCCATCCTCGCAAGAATGTAGATGATTGTTGGTAACTCAAAGATGAGACCGAAAGCAAAAAGTAATTTTACCGTTAGCGATAAATAAGCTCCCATCCGAAGGGAGGGCAATGTAAATTGATTCTCAAACCCAAGGAAAAAATCGTATCCAAAAGGCAGCACTGCAAAATAACCAAACATTCCACCACCAACAAAAAGTGGATACGAAACTAGAAGGAACGGCCAGAATGCTTTTCTTTCATGATTGTAGAGTGCTGGGCTGATGAACAACCATAACTGTGAGAGAACAATGGGAAAGGTCAAAAAGAGAGATGTATAAAGCCCGATTGCTAAATAAGTAAAGAATGGTTCAGTCAATTCGTCAAAGACCAGAGGAATATTCCGTGCATCGAGTGGCCGCCTGAAGAGGCTTAAAATGGGCTGTTGAAACTCCATTTCACAAGAAGTCGCAACTATAAAACCACCAAAAACTACAGCAACAGAAATGATGAGCCGACGTCTTAGTTCGGTTAGGTGATC
This window contains:
- a CDS encoding polyprenyl synthetase family protein, with translation MSDSSSLLFESEVQRINSAIKTNLQGPVPFLSDIIRYLIDSHYTPYRSFLVLRCSELFQPDQPEAAYHTASTLEFLHIASVLHRNITETNHTRRQMRSLDSLWGNEASLLLGDYLLSISFQTLTRLDQIEILQCVSWATRSIARGQILEVSERSSSHNDPEKCLQVYREKDASLLAAAAKCGAIWGGANSNLQEQLMTFGEKWGVALVLKNDLKILDDTQLLKEKITAKLSFFPLNIWLRDLSDPELEEWQQKIENPNKKVILELISKLKEDPKEKTLSLMKKFLGEAQEILYGIPDLKIRKLHEASFAEFVTKNV
- a CDS encoding metallophosphoesterase, with translation MTDSHLDYDAAPYGEFIDFLDSLNDVHTLICLGDLFKLWLADQRYWTNLHKEVLRAFRRLCDRSNNVILVAGNREFLLPRNQEQLKKSVLPFSQVALGKGFLTWGSKRFGFEHGDQVNRDDKNYLRWYALSHSQAFEILFKCLPSLLANKIAENLEAKMVQSNQAFKIQLPINHLEEFAEASLEEVDEFFLGHFHKRFEYSLQDSSKSLHIIPDWLSTREYWRIDPQGRRTELKFS
- a CDS encoding ABC transporter ATP-binding protein, which translates into the protein MIPITVGATLMLPWLVISIVDDHLMKGQFEGFSSLIWASAGVITLGYLADAVYTFSLQKTGQLAIYELRKELYIHILSLPRIFFDQRPVGVILTRITTDLEALGESLAAGVLSVFTDLLKIVALLGVLLYFSWQLTLIVLFILPVIYFISNYLRAKLRLYYNLTREALALATGFLQECLNGVKTVQLYAAESKVQKQYEEKTQHFLHAQSRSNFYDATLFSVIEGITSIAMALMIWYGAHEILDETVTVGTLIGFINTLNRIFVPIREFTQQLTVFQRAMSSLENIEKLFREKTDVAFSENQLPNVITKKLKVFENLKFENVRFRYSPDSPYVLKRITFEVNKGDRVAIVGTTGSGKSTILRILTRTYTNYEGSIRINGIELSSIPRGELQRLIALLQQETYLFEESVGFNISLGREAVGSSEIEEAARYVYANEFIEKLPGKVDFKLLENGKNLSEGQVRLIVFARAIAGKSDLFVLDEATSSVDSVTENLIQKAIERIFKDKTVIAIAHRLSTIRHSTNILVISNGLIAERGDHAELVSLNGIYAQLLKTLEQQQSSTLPEAGHAQ
- a CDS encoding potassium transporter TrkG, with the protein product MNWQTIFHRLQWILGGISIVLILPTIYSLFEDVDSTPAYLFPSAISLILVFLLKRFDQGGGIFRLREGLIFLVLSYLITIFICAIPIWLIADVSLYEALFESTSGLTTSGATIFEDVESLAAHLQFWRAFLQSIGGLAIILLFLYVPSIKGVTGLKLSRQESIRIQYPGTQFGKKIWGIPQIIFKILFLYISLHILSSIWMVLGGLDLHDAICHSFGIWATAGFSNYNDGWAAFGTPFLEWGAIFFMVTAGTNILFVVRLHSQNWQNIHNESEWLWYLLAVSLLSVTCAMLLNFSENFLNFEESLRDGLFQTISMVTNTGIQLEPYLNWPVGAQAILFLALFVGACTGSSSSGMRMQQLVVMWKYIYTLSRRVLQPMAIIPIRINGRTIGEDVFQTILGLFGVHLMVSLLGGFLLTILSELDIFSAWQIVLVCLWNLGTGFGLSHNPALAATLPDLGKVLLMFIMLVGRLELFIVLLLCMPSFWKS
- the tatC gene encoding twin-arginine translocase subunit TatC, with translation MTLPASPLPEGPEKDVAMPLTDHLTELRRRLIISVAVVFGGFIVATSCEMEFQQPILSLFRRPLDARNIPLVFDELTEPFFTYLAIGLYTSLFLTFPIVLSQLWLFISPALYNHERKAFWPFLLVSYPLFVGGGMFGYFAVLPFGYDFFLGFENQFTLPSLRMGAYLSLTVKLLFAFGLIFELPTIIYILARMGLVEAEWLRQNRKYSLVIVFILAAILTPPDVVTQTLMAGPLIILYEISIWIAKVASPNEKKPENRSEPS